The following are from one region of the Thiovulum sp. ES genome:
- a CDS encoding ferredoxin encodes MNHPQMPQPAFYMFKCMQSSPPNMPKPSCVRQDTADHFQYLAQKLMQKGIIGTVQPIQTSCLGRCQLGPVMLVEPGHFMYTAVDKGAIDRIIDEHIIGGNPVEELLIRDEFWGEAIPPSKLAR; translated from the coding sequence ATGAATCATCCACAAATGCCACAACCTGCTTTTTACATGTTTAAATGTATGCAATCATCACCACCAAATATGCCAAAACCGAGTTGTGTTCGACAAGATACTGCGGATCATTTTCAATATCTTGCACAGAAATTGATGCAAAAAGGGATTATTGGAACAGTTCAACCGATTCAAACAAGTTGTTTAGGTCGATGCCAACTTGGGCCAGTTATGCTTGTAGAACCGGGACATTTTATGTACACGGCTGTTGATAAAGGTGCGATTGATAGAATTATTGATGAACACATTATTGGCGGAAATCCAGTTGAGGAACTTTTAATTAGAGATGAATTTTGGGGAGAGGCAATTCCACCTTCAAAGTTGGCTAGATAA
- a CDS encoding L-aspartate-alpha-decarboxylase (PFAM: Aspartate decarboxylase~TIGRFAM: L-aspartate-alpha-decarboxylase) produces the protein MLIEMFHSKIHRATVTGADLHYEGSISIDAELLELSNIRVGQRVEIWNINNGERFSTYAILGERGKREITLNGAASRKVHQGDKIIIVTYAQYSEEDLENYKPTVLLLDDDNNVQKIKREV, from the coding sequence ATGTTAATTGAGATGTTTCACAGCAAAATTCACCGAGCAACTGTAACGGGTGCAGACCTTCATTACGAAGGTTCTATCTCAATTGATGCTGAACTTCTGGAATTATCAAATATTCGAGTTGGACAGAGAGTTGAGATTTGGAATATAAATAACGGTGAAAGATTTTCAACTTATGCAATTCTTGGCGAACGGGGAAAACGGGAAATCACTCTTAACGGGGCTGCTTCTCGGAAAGTTCATCAGGGAGATAAAATTATCATTGTTACTTATGCACAATACAGTGAAGAAGATTTGGAAAATTACAAACCGACTGTTCTTTTACTTGACGATGATAATAATGTGCAAAAGATAAAAAGAGAGGTTTAA